Proteins encoded together in one Gemmatimonadota bacterium DH-78 window:
- the queA gene encoding tRNA preQ1(34) S-adenosylmethionine ribosyltransferase-isomerase QueA produces MSDYDYALPPDRIAATPAARRDESRLMVLPRGGPVAAHLKFRELDTLMAEGDLLVVNESRVLPARLLGRKPSGAAAEVLLVRPLPGGELRGVDGRGAIAGVDDAVLWEALVRPGSKLKPGRVVEVADDLRVEIVGPAPGGGRVVQLVTERPVAEVLERHGHMPLPPYIDRDDTPSDHTRYQTVYARTPGSIAAPTAGLHFTDELLGRLEARGVGRAAVSLHVGIGTFRPVETDDPAEHPMHAELYHVPEETVRAVAATRERGGRVWAVGTTVVRTLESVAAENGAIRAGSGSTDLFIRPPWRFRVVDGLVTNFHLPRSTLLMLVSALAGREAVLSAYETAVREGYRFYSYGDAMVVPPQRSSPPLAP; encoded by the coding sequence ATGTCGGACTACGACTACGCGCTTCCCCCCGATCGCATCGCGGCCACCCCCGCGGCCCGGCGCGACGAGTCGCGGCTCATGGTGCTCCCCCGCGGCGGTCCGGTGGCGGCGCACCTGAAGTTTCGCGAGCTCGACACCCTGATGGCCGAGGGCGACCTCCTCGTCGTGAACGAGAGCCGCGTGCTGCCCGCACGTCTGCTGGGTCGCAAGCCGAGCGGTGCGGCGGCCGAGGTGCTGCTCGTCCGGCCGCTTCCCGGGGGAGAGCTCCGCGGCGTGGACGGGCGGGGGGCGATCGCCGGCGTGGACGACGCCGTGCTGTGGGAGGCACTCGTGCGCCCGGGCAGCAAGCTGAAGCCGGGCCGGGTGGTGGAGGTGGCCGACGACCTCCGCGTGGAGATCGTGGGTCCGGCCCCGGGCGGGGGGCGCGTGGTGCAACTGGTGACGGAGAGGCCGGTGGCGGAGGTGCTCGAGCGGCATGGCCACATGCCGCTGCCTCCCTACATCGACCGCGACGACACACCCTCCGATCACACCCGCTATCAGACGGTGTACGCCCGCACGCCGGGCTCCATCGCGGCACCCACGGCCGGACTGCACTTCACCGACGAGCTGCTCGGGCGGCTCGAGGCGAGGGGGGTGGGGCGCGCGGCCGTCTCGCTGCACGTCGGCATCGGCACCTTCCGGCCCGTCGAGACCGACGACCCGGCGGAACACCCGATGCACGCCGAGCTGTACCACGTGCCGGAAGAGACGGTTCGCGCCGTCGCCGCCACGCGGGAGCGCGGCGGGCGGGTCTGGGCCGTCGGCACCACGGTGGTTCGAACCCTCGAGTCGGTGGCCGCCGAGAACGGAGCGATCCGCGCCGGGTCGGGCAGTACCGATCTGTTCATCCGGCCGCCCTGGCGTTTCCGGGTGGTCGACGGGCTGGTCACGAACTTCCATCTTCCGCGGTCCACCCTCCTGATGCTGGTCTCGGCGCTCGCCGGTCGCGAAGCGGTGCTTTCGGCCTACGAGACCGCCGTGCGGGAGGGGTACCGGTTCTACAGCTACGGGGACGCCATGGTGGTGCCCCCGCAACGTTCATCTCCACCGCTCGCACCATGA
- a CDS encoding phenylalanine 4-monooxygenase, translating into MYSPIADALTAPPAGLDPSYFTRQDLDAYSAEDHEVWSILFSRRMAELVDTGSEAFLSGAEVIGLDASRVPDLEDVNRRLGEKTGWAAIPVTGFIEARQFFACLAERRFPTTITVRPKSQLEYLQEPDIFHDVFGHVPLHANPVFADFLQTFGAVAAQAEHPADIEAMARLFWFTVEFGLVAERGATRIYGSGLISSVGDAANALGPDCDRRPFTLDAVIAQPFEIDRLQDVLFVVDDFAHLFDACEEAERRLREGRLTA; encoded by the coding sequence ATGTACTCTCCCATCGCCGATGCGCTCACCGCGCCGCCCGCCGGGCTCGACCCCTCGTACTTCACCCGCCAGGACCTCGACGCCTACTCGGCCGAGGACCACGAGGTGTGGAGCATTCTCTTCTCCCGCCGCATGGCCGAGCTCGTCGACACCGGGTCGGAGGCCTTCCTCTCGGGCGCCGAGGTGATCGGCCTCGACGCCTCGCGGGTGCCCGACCTGGAAGACGTGAACCGTCGGCTGGGTGAGAAGACGGGGTGGGCGGCCATCCCGGTCACCGGCTTCATCGAGGCGCGTCAGTTCTTCGCCTGCCTCGCCGAGCGCCGGTTTCCGACCACGATCACGGTTCGCCCGAAGTCGCAGCTCGAGTACCTGCAGGAGCCCGACATCTTCCACGACGTGTTCGGGCACGTACCGCTGCATGCCAACCCGGTGTTCGCCGATTTCCTGCAGACCTTCGGTGCGGTGGCGGCCCAGGCCGAGCACCCGGCCGACATCGAGGCGATGGCGCGCCTCTTCTGGTTCACGGTCGAGTTCGGGCTCGTGGCCGAGCGCGGCGCCACGCGCATCTACGGATCGGGGCTGATCAGCTCCGTGGGTGATGCGGCGAACGCGCTCGGACCCGACTGCGATCGACGGCCGTTCACCCTCGATGCGGTCATCGCCCAGCCCTTCGAGATCGACCGTCTGCAGGACGTGCTCTTCGTGGTGGACGACTTCGCCCACCTCTTCGACGCCTGCGAGGAGGCCGAGCGCCGACTCCGCGAGGGGCGTCTGACCGCCTGA
- a CDS encoding ABC transporter permease, with protein sequence MNGGRKPPVWLRWGARLLVPADRREFVTGDLLELHARRREARGAFRAGFAALGDLFASAFARGGGPGESPPFRPGRPTVAELGHDLRAALRSMVREPGFTLVAVLTLALGIGSATAVFGIVNQLVLRPLPGVADPAGAAYLHFRLREDPENINGQGLTTLDVDALREGLEGAAVLASYGNWSAPVARGEERPVSARVRHVYGAFFEALGARPSEGRLFRAEETAFGREHDAVILSESFRDQLFGPDEAAAGATIEVQGRRVRVLGVVDAFRGVERGDDTDLWMAFPALASIGGFDEDRLLRRTAVMHGAFVLRPADGVSAAEIEARVEAIVGSVAEAHPESADYLSGIQPRLFPGLTTPPMWRAGTLRTLGLLSGIVALVLLVACANVANLLLFRNVHRRGPTAVRRALGASTGRLARAQLVASLLLAALGSAAGLGVAWAITLGLRGERLLRMPAVESFTVDLRIASFAIGAALVTTVLFGAGPALVAARFDLARSLRASRRGDTGRAAGVRRVMATGQIALSLSLVIGGLLLARTVSNLLSVDTGIDARGVLQLGVVSSGEGDPLLVGEQVMAEVDATPGVMLTATAMYGPHGSSMGGRVQREADAEVVRAEMIPMTRRWLDVVGVESLSGGPIHLDEGAWGPGVTVLSRALAARLFDTPEEAVGKTILGGPRGEKELRVVGVTEELRIARAPDNPRETFFVAPDPDLAFQTTLIARVQQPDVATLNGIREAAERALPGVPVADPVPVARTIEWIHSERRMLARLVGTLSAFAALLAGVGLYGIVAFSVAGRGREFGVRIALGAGGERIVALVARYAGSIVIVGTALGLAGGYALSRVLESRLFGVQPLDPVSYGAAVALAVATAALACWAPTRRAVSVDPARTLGAE encoded by the coding sequence GTGAACGGCGGGCGGAAGCCCCCCGTCTGGCTGCGCTGGGGAGCCCGCCTGCTGGTGCCGGCCGATCGTCGCGAGTTCGTCACCGGAGATCTGCTGGAGCTGCACGCTCGGCGGCGCGAAGCGCGGGGTGCGTTCCGCGCCGGGTTCGCCGCGCTCGGCGACCTCTTCGCCTCGGCCTTCGCCCGGGGCGGCGGGCCCGGCGAGTCCCCGCCCTTCCGCCCGGGCCGCCCCACGGTGGCCGAGCTCGGGCACGACCTGCGCGCCGCCCTCCGCTCGATGGTCCGCGAGCCCGGCTTCACCCTGGTGGCCGTGCTGACCCTCGCCCTCGGCATCGGCTCCGCCACCGCCGTCTTCGGCATCGTGAACCAGCTGGTGCTCCGACCGCTCCCGGGCGTCGCGGACCCGGCGGGCGCCGCCTATCTGCACTTCCGCCTCCGCGAGGATCCGGAGAACATCAACGGGCAGGGCCTCACCACCCTCGACGTCGACGCGCTGCGCGAGGGGCTCGAGGGAGCCGCGGTGCTCGCCTCCTACGGCAACTGGTCGGCGCCGGTGGCCCGGGGCGAGGAGCGCCCGGTCTCGGCCCGGGTGCGGCATGTCTACGGCGCGTTCTTCGAAGCCCTCGGCGCCCGCCCCTCCGAGGGCCGGCTCTTCCGCGCCGAGGAGACCGCCTTCGGTCGGGAGCACGACGCCGTGATCCTCTCGGAGTCCTTCCGCGATCAGCTGTTCGGCCCCGACGAAGCAGCCGCCGGCGCGACGATCGAGGTGCAGGGCCGACGCGTGCGGGTGCTCGGCGTCGTGGACGCCTTTCGGGGTGTGGAACGAGGGGACGACACCGACCTGTGGATGGCCTTCCCGGCGCTCGCCTCGATCGGCGGCTTCGACGAAGACCGGCTTCTCCGCCGCACCGCCGTCATGCACGGCGCCTTCGTGCTGCGTCCGGCCGACGGCGTGTCCGCGGCGGAGATCGAAGCGCGCGTCGAAGCGATCGTCGGTTCGGTCGCCGAGGCCCACCCCGAGAGTGCCGACTACCTCTCGGGGATCCAACCGCGCCTCTTTCCCGGCCTCACCACCCCGCCCATGTGGCGGGCCGGCACCCTGCGCACCCTCGGTCTGCTCTCCGGGATCGTGGCGCTCGTTCTTCTCGTGGCCTGTGCCAACGTCGCCAATCTGCTCCTCTTCCGGAACGTGCACCGCCGAGGGCCGACTGCGGTCCGACGCGCGCTGGGCGCCTCCACCGGCCGGCTGGCCCGCGCCCAGCTCGTGGCGAGTCTGCTGCTGGCCGCGCTCGGCTCGGCCGCCGGCCTCGGGGTGGCGTGGGCGATCACCCTCGGGCTGCGGGGCGAGCGCCTGCTGCGCATGCCCGCGGTGGAGAGCTTCACCGTGGATCTCCGGATCGCGAGCTTCGCGATCGGAGCCGCCCTCGTCACGACCGTGCTCTTCGGTGCCGGTCCGGCCCTGGTCGCGGCCCGTTTCGACCTCGCGCGTTCGCTGCGCGCGTCCCGACGGGGCGACACCGGGCGTGCGGCCGGGGTGCGCCGGGTGATGGCTACGGGCCAGATCGCCCTCTCGCTCTCCCTCGTGATCGGGGGACTCCTTCTCGCCCGCACCGTCTCGAATCTGCTCTCCGTCGACACCGGGATCGACGCCCGCGGGGTGCTTCAGCTCGGCGTGGTCAGCAGTGGCGAGGGAGACCCTCTGCTGGTCGGCGAACAGGTGATGGCCGAAGTGGACGCCACTCCCGGGGTGATGCTCACCGCGACCGCCATGTACGGCCCCCACGGCTCGAGCATGGGGGGCCGCGTGCAGCGCGAGGCGGACGCGGAGGTCGTCCGGGCGGAGATGATTCCGATGACCCGGAGATGGCTCGACGTCGTCGGGGTCGAGTCGCTGTCGGGAGGCCCGATCCATCTCGACGAGGGCGCCTGGGGTCCGGGGGTCACGGTGCTCAGCCGCGCACTCGCCGCACGTTTGTTCGACACTCCCGAAGAGGCCGTCGGAAAGACGATCCTCGGCGGCCCCCGCGGCGAGAAGGAGCTCCGCGTGGTCGGGGTGACCGAGGAACTCCGGATCGCCCGCGCGCCCGACAATCCGCGAGAGACCTTCTTCGTCGCCCCCGACCCCGACCTCGCCTTCCAGACGACCCTCATCGCCCGGGTGCAACAGCCGGATGTCGCGACCCTGAACGGCATCCGGGAAGCGGCCGAGCGGGCACTGCCGGGTGTGCCCGTGGCGGATCCCGTCCCGGTGGCGCGAACCATCGAATGGATTCACTCCGAGCGGCGCATGCTCGCCCGCCTGGTCGGCACGCTGTCGGCCTTCGCCGCACTCCTCGCCGGCGTGGGACTGTACGGCATCGTGGCCTTCTCGGTGGCCGGCCGCGGGAGAGAGTTCGGGGTGCGGATCGCCCTGGGCGCCGGCGGCGAGCGCATCGTGGCGCTGGTCGCCCGCTACGCCGGGAGCATCGTGATCGTCGGCACGGCGCTCGGCCTCGCCGGTGGATACGCGCTCTCGCGGGTGCTCGAGAGCCGACTGTTCGGGGTGCAGCCGCTCGATCCGGTGTCGTACGGGGCGGCCGTCGCGCTGGCCGTCGCCACGGCCGCCCTGGCCTGCTGGGCTCCGACCCGCCGCGCCGTGTCGGTCGATCCCGCGCGCACGCTGGGCGCGGAGTGA
- a CDS encoding PadR family transcriptional regulator: MALGDLEQVTLFALVKLGGTGHGAAIASEIEESTGRRVAPGALYTVLQRMADKGYVEGWIGDSTPERGGNRRKLYRVLPDGARELQIWYAGIQSVARGTADRLRELAAGEGS, encoded by the coding sequence ATGGCGCTGGGAGATCTGGAGCAGGTCACGCTGTTCGCGCTGGTCAAACTCGGGGGCACCGGGCACGGGGCGGCGATCGCCTCGGAGATCGAGGAGAGCACCGGACGCCGCGTGGCCCCTGGGGCCCTCTACACGGTGCTCCAGCGCATGGCCGACAAGGGGTACGTGGAGGGGTGGATCGGGGACTCCACCCCGGAGCGAGGCGGCAATCGACGAAAGCTGTACCGCGTGCTGCCCGACGGGGCCCGCGAACTCCAGATCTGGTACGCCGGCATCCAGAGCGTCGCCCGCGGCACCGCGGACCGACTCCGCGAACTCGCCGCCGGAGAGGGGTCGTGA
- a CDS encoding ADOP family duplicated permease — protein MSTGPAGSGPSLPPALEQLVADTLDAADLGGPAAREVGEELRDHLHEALAAGRSIADIAASFGDPARTGARIARARRPDPDPSSPGSAMTFETLVTELRRAVRTLARAPGFAALVILTLALGVGANTAVFTVLDAVLLQPLPYQEPDRLVQMFSRWGDEPSDVSDYLRAPTIRTVSEWDDLFEGFASIYTYREAGRDLIAPGAPPERVVASIVSAGWFETLGVRPALGRTFHPDESTGPGVSGTDPAPRVALLSHALWQRRFGGDPAVIGRTIDLSDESWEVVGVMPAGYTDPLGPRADLWLPQDLRDGGSNHWGNYYLTGVGRMSDGLTLEALQERFDARWAGLVEANPDAGGSVIEFRSLEGEVVGPQRAAMLWILSAAVALVLLSACVNVANLVFARSLARDREVAVRGALGSGRSRLVAHLLSESVVLAAAGGALGLLIGWVGVGALLRLAPEALPTVAEPQLSGRVFLFSLGTTALAVLAFGLAPALRSARTPAAAALRAGGRGGTEGRGLRRVRDGLVVAQVAVALVLVVGAGLLLRSFDTLLDVPLAIHTDDVVTFEVHLPTRRYADGAARHRLHEALGERIDALPEVEASGATSWLPASGRYHSWGVRWNPDGGEDLPDDGWMSSDMRVVTAGYLDALEVTVVRGQSPAEVDPEGEPMAWVNETLAARVFGDVDPIGQRMFAGEAFRRVMGVVADVPHDVRGALSPKTYLLHDQFADNRNWALTWAVRLQPGSDPAAAVESMRSELAGLDPVLVLYRPRSLDGLLATRRAQDRFATTLMGIFAGLALALAVVGTYGVLSGAVARRRREIGIRMALGADPGRVRSMVLRSAAALVATGLILGAVGAWWSGRWISSLLFEVAPADPAAWAIGVTLLAGLGLLAGWLPARRATRVDPARTLGAE, from the coding sequence GTGAGCACCGGACCGGCCGGGTCCGGGCCCTCCCTTCCGCCCGCCCTCGAGCAGCTGGTCGCCGACACCCTCGACGCCGCCGATCTCGGAGGGCCTGCCGCCCGCGAGGTGGGCGAGGAACTGCGCGACCACCTGCACGAGGCGCTCGCGGCCGGTCGGAGCATCGCCGACATCGCGGCGAGCTTCGGCGACCCCGCCCGCACCGGCGCCCGGATCGCCCGGGCACGCCGCCCCGACCCCGATCCCTCGTCTCCCGGATCCGCCATGACGTTCGAGACCCTCGTCACCGAGCTCCGCCGGGCGGTACGCACCCTGGCGAGGGCCCCCGGCTTCGCCGCCCTCGTCATCCTCACCCTCGCGCTCGGTGTCGGCGCGAACACCGCCGTGTTCACCGTGCTCGACGCGGTGCTTCTGCAGCCCCTGCCCTACCAGGAGCCCGATCGCCTCGTGCAGATGTTCTCGCGGTGGGGCGACGAGCCGTCGGATGTGTCGGACTACCTTCGGGCGCCGACGATCCGGACGGTGTCCGAGTGGGACGACCTCTTCGAGGGGTTCGCCTCGATCTACACCTATCGCGAGGCGGGCCGCGACCTCATCGCGCCCGGCGCCCCACCCGAGCGAGTGGTGGCCTCGATCGTGAGCGCCGGCTGGTTCGAGACGCTGGGAGTGAGGCCCGCACTGGGGCGCACCTTCCACCCCGACGAATCCACCGGCCCCGGGGTATCGGGCACGGACCCTGCGCCGCGCGTGGCCCTTCTCTCCCACGCCCTCTGGCAGCGGCGATTCGGAGGAGACCCGGCGGTGATCGGGCGCACGATCGACCTGAGCGACGAGTCGTGGGAGGTGGTGGGCGTGATGCCGGCGGGGTACACCGACCCCCTCGGCCCCCGAGCGGACCTGTGGCTGCCGCAGGACCTGCGCGACGGGGGCTCCAACCACTGGGGCAACTACTACCTGACGGGGGTCGGGCGCATGAGCGACGGACTCACCCTCGAGGCCCTCCAGGAACGCTTCGACGCCCGGTGGGCCGGACTGGTGGAGGCCAACCCCGACGCGGGCGGGTCGGTGATCGAGTTTCGAAGCCTCGAAGGCGAGGTGGTCGGACCGCAGCGCGCGGCGATGCTTTGGATCCTCTCCGCTGCGGTCGCGCTCGTGCTCCTGAGCGCCTGCGTGAATGTCGCCAACCTCGTGTTCGCGCGATCGCTCGCTCGCGACCGCGAAGTGGCCGTGCGCGGCGCGCTGGGCTCGGGACGAAGCCGGCTGGTGGCGCACCTGCTCTCTGAGAGCGTGGTTCTCGCCGCCGCCGGTGGGGCGCTGGGTCTGCTGATCGGCTGGGTGGGTGTGGGGGCGCTGCTCCGGCTCGCCCCCGAGGCGCTGCCGACCGTGGCCGAGCCGCAGCTGAGCGGCCGGGTCTTTCTGTTCTCGCTCGGCACCACGGCGCTCGCCGTGCTCGCCTTCGGTCTCGCCCCCGCCCTGCGCTCGGCGCGCACACCCGCCGCCGCGGCCCTCCGAGCGGGGGGGCGCGGAGGCACCGAGGGTCGGGGCCTGCGGCGCGTGCGCGACGGACTGGTGGTGGCGCAGGTGGCCGTGGCCCTCGTGCTCGTGGTGGGGGCGGGACTGCTGCTCCGAAGCTTCGACACCCTCCTCGACGTGCCCCTCGCGATCCACACCGACGACGTCGTCACCTTCGAGGTCCATCTGCCCACCCGGCGCTACGCCGACGGCGCGGCCCGCCATCGATTGCACGAGGCCCTGGGAGAGCGCATCGACGCCCTGCCCGAGGTGGAGGCGTCGGGCGCCACCTCCTGGCTCCCCGCCAGCGGCCGCTACCACTCCTGGGGCGTCCGCTGGAACCCCGACGGCGGCGAAGACCTGCCCGACGACGGTTGGATGTCGTCCGACATGCGCGTGGTGACCGCCGGCTATCTCGACGCCCTCGAGGTGACGGTGGTGCGCGGGCAGTCGCCTGCCGAGGTGGACCCCGAGGGGGAGCCGATGGCATGGGTGAACGAGACGCTCGCGGCCCGGGTCTTCGGCGACGTCGACCCGATCGGACAGCGGATGTTCGCCGGCGAGGCCTTCCGACGCGTGATGGGGGTGGTCGCCGACGTGCCGCACGATGTGCGCGGCGCCCTCTCCCCCAAGACCTACCTGCTGCACGATCAGTTCGCCGACAACCGCAACTGGGCGCTGACCTGGGCAGTGCGCCTGCAACCGGGGTCGGACCCGGCGGCGGCGGTGGAATCGATGCGCTCGGAGTTGGCCGGGCTCGACCCCGTCCTCGTGCTCTACCGGCCGCGCTCCCTCGACGGCCTGCTCGCCACGCGCCGGGCGCAGGATCGGTTCGCCACCACGCTGATGGGCATCTTCGCGGGGCTGGCGCTGGCCCTCGCGGTGGTCGGCACCTACGGCGTGCTCTCCGGCGCCGTGGCCCGCCGACGACGCGAGATCGGTATCCGCATGGCCCTCGGCGCGGATCCCGGACGGGTGCGGTCGATGGTGTTGCGGTCTGCGGCGGCACTGGTCGCGACGGGACTGATCCTCGGCGCCGTGGGTGCCTGGTGGAGCGGTCGCTGGATCTCGAGCCTGCTCTTCGAGGTCGCGCCGGCCGACCCCGCCGCATGGGCGATCGGCGTGACGCTGCTGGCCGGACTGGGCCTCCTGGCCGGATGGCTCCCCGCCCGGCGGGCCACCCGGGTCGACCCGGCCCGCACCCTCGGCGCGGAGTAG
- a CDS encoding PadR family transcriptional regulator, whose protein sequence is MGLDREWMRGAAPLAVMTLLADGEMYGYELVEALEARSGGLLEMGQSTVYPLLYTLEKKGHLAPHWRKAESGRRRKYYGLTAEGRAWMNEQRGQFERLVTALRRLGDSGSGAPEPAEAP, encoded by the coding sequence ATGGGACTGGATCGGGAGTGGATGCGGGGCGCGGCCCCGCTCGCGGTGATGACGCTGCTGGCCGACGGCGAGATGTACGGCTACGAGCTGGTCGAGGCGCTGGAGGCCCGCTCGGGGGGGCTGCTGGAAATGGGGCAGTCCACCGTGTATCCGCTGCTGTACACGCTCGAGAAGAAGGGGCACCTGGCGCCCCACTGGAGGAAGGCGGAGTCGGGACGCCGCCGGAAGTACTACGGGCTCACCGCCGAGGGCCGGGCGTGGATGAACGAGCAGCGGGGTCAGTTCGAGCGACTCGTCACGGCCCTGCGTCGTCTCGGGGACTCCGGTTCGGGCGCCCCTGAACCCGCCGAGGCACCGTGA